From Thermogemmata fonticola, one genomic window encodes:
- a CDS encoding NUDIX hydrolase, with amino-acid sequence MPYTPILATLGYVFSPDRKQVLLVHRNARPQDPHYGKYNGLGGKLHRGEDVVSGLCREIREEAGIECEEVELAGTISWPGFGKGGEDWFGFIFRVGRFRGEPRERNPEGSLHWVPICEVLQLPLWEGDRYFLPLVLSWESPVFHGVMPYQDGRPVGWHYCQAKADGRFAFPA; translated from the coding sequence ATGCCCTATACACCGATTTTGGCCACGTTGGGTTACGTTTTCTCTCCGGACCGCAAGCAGGTACTGTTGGTGCATCGCAATGCTCGTCCGCAGGACCCCCACTACGGCAAGTACAACGGTTTAGGGGGGAAACTGCACCGTGGCGAAGATGTGGTCAGCGGCCTGTGCCGGGAAATCCGCGAAGAGGCCGGCATCGAGTGCGAGGAGGTGGAGCTGGCCGGAACCATATCGTGGCCTGGGTTCGGCAAAGGGGGCGAGGATTGGTTTGGCTTCATCTTCCGGGTCGGGCGTTTTCGGGGGGAGCCACGGGAACGTAACCCCGAAGGGAGCCTGCATTGGGTTCCGATCTGCGAGGTGCTCCAATTACCTCTCTGGGAGGGGGATCGCTACTTTCTGCCGCTGGTGTTGAGCTGGGAAAGCCCGGTGTTTCACGGCGTCATGCCCTATCAGGATGGGCGCCCGGTCGGTTGGCATTATTGTCAGGCCAAAGCGGACGGAAGATTTGCGTTTCCAGCATAA